A genomic window from Flavobacterium azooxidireducens includes:
- the murC gene encoding UDP-N-acetylmuramate--L-alanine ligase encodes MNLNQIHNVYFIGIGGIGMSALARYFSFLGKEIAGYDKTETELTKELQAIGMQIHFDDNIDKIPSGFDRENTLVIITPAVPTSHSEWNFFRENGYVIKKRAEVLGIITKDTYCFAVAGTHGKTTTSSILGHVLYECGVDVTAFLGGIVENYNSNLIGNGKTVTVVEADEFDRSFLHLHPNMACVTSMDADHLDIYGNSDEIEATFVEFADKVEDKKLLFTPKSLPLKGMKIGINEEADFTAFNIRIENSAYVFDVKTPSETIKNIHFNLPGRHNLMNALMALAMAKTYGSPTDGIARALSTFNGIKRRFSYQIKTEKLVFIDDYAHHPTEINAVHQAVSELYPQQKVLAVFQPHLFSRTKDFADDFAKSLSQFDEIILLDIYPARELPMEGITSQWLLSKIDNPTKKLVTKNSLIEAILASDATVIVTIGAGDIGELVKPIKERLNEKVL; translated from the coding sequence ATGAATCTAAATCAAATCCATAACGTTTATTTCATAGGAATCGGAGGAATCGGAATGAGTGCCCTTGCCCGCTATTTCAGTTTCTTAGGAAAAGAAATTGCTGGCTACGATAAAACCGAAACTGAATTAACCAAAGAGTTACAAGCGATTGGAATGCAGATTCATTTTGATGATAACATTGATAAAATTCCATCTGGTTTTGATAGAGAAAACACGTTGGTAATTATCACTCCGGCAGTTCCAACTTCGCATAGCGAGTGGAATTTCTTCAGAGAAAATGGCTATGTCATCAAAAAAAGAGCAGAAGTGTTAGGAATCATTACCAAAGACACGTATTGTTTTGCGGTTGCAGGAACACACGGGAAAACAACAACTTCCAGTATTTTAGGACATGTTTTGTATGAATGTGGCGTCGATGTAACCGCATTTTTAGGCGGAATTGTAGAAAATTATAATTCCAACCTAATCGGAAACGGAAAAACAGTTACCGTGGTGGAAGCTGATGAATTTGACCGTTCCTTTCTTCACCTTCATCCAAACATGGCATGTGTAACCTCAATGGATGCCGATCATTTGGATATTTATGGAAATTCAGATGAAATTGAAGCAACTTTTGTAGAATTTGCAGACAAAGTGGAAGATAAAAAATTGCTTTTCACTCCAAAAAGTTTACCACTTAAAGGAATGAAAATTGGAATCAACGAAGAAGCAGATTTTACGGCTTTCAACATCAGAATAGAAAATAGTGCTTATGTTTTTGATGTAAAAACACCATCCGAAACAATTAAAAATATACATTTCAATTTGCCCGGAAGACACAATTTAATGAATGCTCTCATGGCTTTGGCAATGGCTAAAACATATGGATCCCCAACCGACGGTATTGCCAGAGCTTTGAGCACATTCAACGGAATTAAACGTAGGTTTTCCTATCAAATCAAAACAGAAAAATTGGTTTTTATTGATGATTATGCACATCATCCTACTGAGATAAATGCGGTTCACCAAGCCGTTAGTGAATTGTATCCCCAACAAAAAGTGTTGGCTGTTTTTCAACCGCATTTGTTCAGTAGAACGAAAGATTTTGCAGATGATTTCGCTAAAAGTCTTTCGCAATTTGATGAAATTATTTTATTAGATATTTATCCTGCAAGAGAACTTCCCATGGAAGGAATTACCTCACAATGGCTATTGTCTAAAATCGATAATCCAACCAAAAAATTAGTAACAAAAAATAGTTTAATAGAGGCAATTTTAGCCTCAGATGCAACCGTAATTGTAACCATCGGAGCAGGTGATATTGGCGAATTAGTTAAACCGATAAAAGAGCGATTAAATGAAAAAGTACTTTAA
- the murG gene encoding undecaprenyldiphospho-muramoylpentapeptide beta-N-acetylglucosaminyltransferase has protein sequence MSSFKFILSGGGTGGHIYPAIAIANELKAQFPDCEILFVGAKDKMEMQKVPQAGYPIKGLWIAGLQRKLTLQNLMFPVKVIDSLIKSRRIIKAFKPDVVIGTGGFASGPLLRAASVMNIPIVVQEQNSFPGITNKILSKRASVICVAYDNLERFFPKNKIKLTGNPVREDLLSIDNKRLDALTYFALDATKKTLLVLGGSLGSRRINQLIAKELDFITNQNIQVIWQCGKLYFDEYSHFNEKPNVKVVSFIDRMDLVYAAADIIISRAGASSVSELCLVGKPVIFIPSPNVAEDHQTKNAKAIVDKNGAILLKESELDGKFQPVFSHLIDDENHQIELGNQIRKLAKPNATQDIVKEISKLIKK, from the coding sequence ATGAGCAGTTTTAAATTCATATTAAGTGGTGGCGGAACCGGTGGACATATCTACCCGGCGATTGCTATTGCCAATGAATTGAAAGCTCAATTTCCGGATTGTGAAATTTTGTTTGTTGGTGCAAAAGATAAAATGGAAATGCAAAAAGTGCCACAAGCCGGATATCCAATAAAAGGGTTGTGGATTGCGGGTTTACAACGAAAATTGACCTTGCAAAATTTAATGTTTCCGGTAAAAGTTATTGATAGTTTAATAAAATCAAGACGTATCATAAAAGCATTCAAACCGGATGTGGTTATAGGAACCGGAGGCTTTGCTTCAGGACCTTTATTGCGTGCGGCTTCTGTCATGAATATTCCAATTGTGGTGCAAGAGCAAAACTCTTTCCCGGGAATTACCAATAAAATTTTAAGCAAAAGAGCTTCTGTGATTTGTGTGGCGTATGACAATTTAGAACGCTTTTTTCCAAAAAATAAAATAAAATTAACGGGAAATCCTGTTCGCGAAGATTTGCTTTCCATTGATAATAAACGATTGGATGCGTTGACTTATTTCGCTTTAGATGCAACAAAAAAGACCTTATTGGTTTTGGGAGGAAGTTTAGGATCAAGAAGAATAAATCAACTTATTGCAAAAGAATTGGATTTTATAACCAATCAAAATATTCAAGTGATTTGGCAGTGTGGTAAACTTTATTTTGACGAATACAGTCATTTTAATGAAAAACCGAATGTAAAAGTTGTTTCGTTCATCGACAGAATGGATTTGGTTTATGCAGCGGCAGATATCATCATTTCCCGTGCAGGTGCATCTTCAGTATCGGAACTTTGTTTAGTGGGCAAACCGGTCATTTTTATTCCGTCTCCCAACGTGGCAGAAGATCATCAAACTAAAAATGCAAAAGCAATTGTAGATAAAAACGGAGCAATTTTGTTAAAAGAAAGTGAGTTAGACGGAAAATTTCAACCTGTTTTTTCTCATTTAATTGACGATGAAAATCATCAAATAGAATTAGGTAATCAAATCAGGAAATTGGCGAAACCCAATGCAACACAAGATATAGTTAAAGAAATTAGTAAACTAATAAAGAAATAA
- a CDS encoding FtsW/RodA/SpoVE family cell cycle protein, translated as MLALIKSLRGDKVIWALIALLALFSFMPVFSASSNLAYAGKGTGNTVSYLIKHLVHVALGFFIVYRIHKIPYHYFRSISRILLPFIWLLLAYTLFKGTVIAGANASRWIQVPFVGISFQPSTFAFIVLMIFVARYLSKTREEPLTFKSSFIDLWLPVGITLMFILPANFSTAALIFAMVLMLVFIGKYPLKYIGAVLGIGIVSFAFFILIAKAFPNPLTTRVNTWEARIERFFNDDVQDPDEVYQIERAKTAIATGGIYGLGPGKSVQKNFLPQSSSDFIYAIIVEEFGLAGGLAILGIYLLLFFRIVIAAHKANTLFGKLVVVGLGFPIVFQAMINMGVAVELLPTTGQTLPLISSGGSSIWVTCLALGIIINVTKKEEEIAAENKEKAMRDAALQKMIDKQLKEDEEALIKSDEEKDEDYSIEDNPMNAVLNKS; from the coding sequence ATGTTAGCACTAATAAAAAGTTTAAGAGGAGATAAAGTCATTTGGGCATTAATAGCCCTATTGGCTCTGTTTTCATTTATGCCGGTTTTTAGTGCCAGCAGCAATTTGGCTTATGCCGGAAAAGGAACGGGAAACACAGTTAGTTATCTGATTAAACACTTGGTACACGTTGCTCTTGGTTTTTTTATTGTTTACCGAATTCATAAAATTCCTTATCATTATTTCAGAAGTATTTCTAGAATTTTATTGCCATTTATTTGGCTATTACTTGCCTACACATTGTTTAAAGGAACAGTAATTGCAGGTGCTAACGCAAGTAGATGGATTCAAGTGCCGTTTGTTGGAATTTCGTTTCAACCTTCTACGTTTGCATTTATTGTGTTGATGATTTTTGTGGCTCGCTACTTATCCAAAACAAGAGAAGAACCACTCACATTCAAATCATCATTCATCGATTTATGGCTTCCGGTCGGAATCACGTTGATGTTTATTCTTCCTGCCAACTTCTCCACTGCAGCATTGATTTTTGCAATGGTTTTAATGTTGGTTTTCATCGGAAAATATCCATTAAAATATATCGGAGCAGTGTTGGGAATCGGAATCGTTTCTTTTGCCTTTTTTATTCTGATAGCAAAAGCATTTCCAAATCCTTTAACAACTCGTGTCAATACATGGGAAGCTCGTATCGAACGATTTTTTAATGATGATGTCCAAGATCCGGACGAAGTATATCAAATTGAAAGAGCCAAAACTGCTATCGCAACCGGTGGCATTTATGGATTAGGACCGGGAAAAAGCGTTCAGAAAAACTTTTTACCTCAATCTTCTTCCGATTTTATTTATGCCATTATTGTGGAAGAATTCGGATTAGCCGGCGGATTAGCAATTCTTGGAATTTATCTTTTACTGTTTTTCAGAATCGTTATTGCCGCTCACAAAGCCAATACATTATTCGGAAAATTAGTCGTCGTCGGACTCGGTTTTCCCATCGTGTTTCAGGCGATGATTAATATGGGAGTTGCTGTAGAATTATTGCCCACAACCGGACAAACACTTCCGCTAATCAGTAGTGGAGGAAGTTCAATTTGGGTAACTTGTTTGGCGTTGGGAATCATCATCAATGTAACCAAAAAAGAAGAAGAAATTGCTGCCGAAAATAAAGAAAAAGCCATGCGAGATGCAGCTCTTCAAAAAATGATTGACAAGCAATTGAAAGAAGATGAAGAGGCATTGATAAAATCTGATGAAGAAAAGGATGAAGATTATTCTATCGAAGATAATCCAATGAATGCAGTTTTAAACAAAAGTTAA
- the murD gene encoding UDP-N-acetylmuramoyl-L-alanine--D-glutamate ligase, with protein sequence MRLVVLGGGESGVGTAILGKKKGYDVFLSDFGKIKDNYKEVLLLNEIAWEDEKHTEKLILNADVVMKSPGIPDKVAIVKKLKEMQIPVISEIEFASQFTDAITIGITGSNGKTTTTMLTYHLLKSGGLNVGLAGNIGKSFAWQVADEDFDVYVLELSSFQLDGIINYKPHIAILTNISPDHLDRYDYKYEKYIASKFRITMNQTEDDYLIYDADDEAITDWLQNNKTKAQLIPFSLKQKHQMGGFINNDTMEMYINEEEFTMETKTMALEGKHNMKNAMAATSVAQLMRIRKQTIRESLSNFQGVEHRLERVLKIQNVQYINDSKATNVNATFFALDSMSTPTVWIVGGVDKGNDYSELMSMVREKVKAIICLGVDNKKIIDAFGNVVDVMVEVTSMSDAVRTAQHLTEKGDTVLLSPACASFDLFENYEDRGRQFKQAVRNL encoded by the coding sequence ATGCGATTGGTTGTTTTGGGAGGAGGAGAAAGTGGGGTAGGAACCGCCATTTTAGGAAAGAAAAAAGGATATGATGTTTTTCTATCCGATTTTGGAAAAATAAAAGATAATTACAAAGAAGTTCTGTTGCTTAATGAGATTGCATGGGAAGATGAAAAACATACCGAGAAACTGATTTTAAATGCAGATGTGGTAATGAAAAGCCCCGGAATTCCTGATAAAGTGGCAATTGTCAAGAAATTGAAAGAAATGCAAATTCCGGTTATTTCAGAAATTGAATTTGCATCCCAATTTACAGATGCTATCACCATCGGAATTACAGGAAGTAATGGAAAAACAACCACAACAATGCTCACGTATCATTTGTTAAAATCCGGTGGTTTAAATGTAGGATTGGCAGGAAATATAGGAAAGAGTTTCGCCTGGCAAGTAGCCGATGAAGATTTTGATGTGTATGTGTTAGAATTAAGCAGTTTTCAATTAGACGGAATCATTAACTATAAACCGCATATCGCCATTCTCACAAATATCAGCCCGGATCATTTGGACAGATATGACTATAAATATGAAAAATACATCGCTTCAAAATTTAGAATAACAATGAATCAAACCGAAGATGATTATTTGATTTATGATGCAGATGATGAAGCAATAACCGATTGGTTACAAAACAACAAAACAAAAGCACAATTAATTCCATTTTCGCTTAAACAAAAGCACCAAATGGGAGGATTTATAAACAACGACACTATGGAAATGTACATCAACGAAGAAGAATTTACAATGGAAACCAAAACAATGGCTTTGGAAGGCAAACACAACATGAAAAATGCAATGGCAGCAACCTCGGTAGCTCAACTGATGCGAATCAGAAAACAAACCATCAGAGAAAGCTTGTCTAATTTTCAAGGTGTTGAACATCGTTTGGAGCGTGTATTGAAAATTCAAAATGTGCAATACATTAATGATAGTAAAGCAACCAATGTAAATGCCACATTTTTTGCTTTAGACAGCATGTCCACACCTACCGTTTGGATTGTGGGTGGCGTTGATAAAGGAAACGATTACTCCGAATTAATGTCGATGGTTCGCGAAAAAGTAAAAGCAATCATTTGTTTAGGTGTTGATAATAAAAAAATTATAGATGCTTTTGGAAATGTAGTCGATGTAATGGTGGAAGTAACTTCCATGAGTGATGCCGTTCGAACGGCTCAACATCTAACAGAAAAAGGCGATACTGTCTTATTATCACCAGCTTGTGCCAGTTTCGATTTATTCGAAAATTATGAAGACAGAGGAAGACAATTTAAGCAAGCAGTTCGGAATTTATAA
- the mraY gene encoding phospho-N-acetylmuramoyl-pentapeptide-transferase: MLYYLFEYLDKTLDVPGTGVFQYITFRSGLAVLLSLLISTIFGKRIINFLRNQQVGETVRELGLEGQTQKAGTPTMGGLIIILATLVPVVLLARLDNIYIILLIVTTLWMGTIGFIDDYIKIFKKDKEGLKGKFKVIGQVGLGLIVGSVLYFNPGVTVRKDTQLTNIQTTTQTIVDPAALEEKSTATTIPFFKNNEFDYADLLSFLGDGYESWAWLIFIPIVIFIITAVSNGANLTDGIDGLAAGTSAISVLTLGIFTFVSGNIIFSNYLNIMYIPNSGEMTVFISAFVGSLIGFLWYNSYPAAVFMGDTGSLTIGGIIAVIAIAIRKELLIPVICGIFLAENLSVVLQVSYFKYTKKKFGEGRRIFLMSPLHHHYQKKGYHESKIVTRFWIVGILLAILSIVTLKLR, from the coding sequence ATGCTGTATTATTTATTTGAATATTTAGACAAAACACTCGATGTTCCCGGAACAGGAGTTTTTCAGTACATTACATTTCGTTCAGGTTTGGCGGTTCTTTTATCGCTTTTAATTTCAACCATTTTTGGAAAGAGAATTATCAATTTTCTTCGAAATCAACAAGTTGGTGAAACAGTTCGTGAACTAGGTTTAGAAGGTCAAACCCAAAAAGCCGGTACACCAACCATGGGTGGATTAATAATTATTTTAGCCACCTTAGTTCCGGTAGTTTTATTGGCAAGATTGGATAATATTTATATCATTTTGTTGATTGTCACCACATTATGGATGGGAACTATTGGTTTTATTGATGATTATATTAAAATTTTTAAAAAGGATAAAGAAGGTTTAAAAGGAAAATTCAAAGTTATTGGTCAGGTTGGTTTGGGTTTGATAGTTGGTTCAGTTTTGTATTTCAATCCGGGCGTTACTGTTCGAAAAGATACTCAGTTAACCAATATTCAAACAACCACACAAACAATCGTTGATCCTGCTGCTTTAGAAGAAAAATCAACAGCAACAACAATTCCATTCTTCAAAAATAACGAATTTGATTATGCTGATTTGTTATCGTTTTTAGGTGATGGTTACGAATCTTGGGCTTGGTTAATTTTTATTCCGATAGTAATTTTTATCATCACAGCCGTTTCAAACGGAGCCAATTTAACAGATGGAATTGATGGTCTCGCAGCCGGAACATCCGCAATATCTGTCCTTACACTTGGGATTTTTACATTCGTTTCGGGTAATATCATTTTTTCAAATTACCTCAATATTATGTACATCCCCAATTCCGGTGAAATGACAGTGTTTATCTCCGCATTTGTGGGATCACTCATCGGATTTTTATGGTACAACAGTTATCCGGCAGCCGTTTTTATGGGCGATACAGGAAGTTTAACAATAGGCGGAATCATTGCGGTAATCGCCATTGCCATTCGAAAAGAATTACTGATTCCGGTCATCTGCGGAATTTTCTTAGCCGAAAATTTATCTGTAGTGTTGCAAGTCAGCTACTTTAAATATACCAAAAAGAAATTTGGTGAAGGAAGACGAATTTTTCTCATGTCGCCCTTGCATCATCATTACCAGAAGAAAGGCTATCATGAAAGTAAGATTGTAACCCGATTCTGGATTGTTGGAATTTTGTTAGCCATTTTATCAATCGTAACCTTAAAATTAAGATAA
- a CDS encoding UDP-N-acetylmuramoyl-L-alanyl-D-glutamate--2,6-diaminopimelate ligase, whose protein sequence is MITLKDILYKVSIEAVKGSTDATINKIEFDSRKVELNDVFVAIRGTVSNGHDFIEKALNQGAAVIVCDTFPEIIVNGVTYIQVKDTNLALAFLASNYYENPSQNLKLVGITGTNGKTTIASLLYQLFKKAGYKVGLLSTVKILVDEEEFPATHTTPDSLTINYYLSEMNKAGVEFCFMEVSSHGIHQKRTEGLLFSGGIFTNLSHDHLDYHSSFAEYRDVKKSFFDYLPKTAFVLTNVDDKNGNLMLQNTKAKKLTYALKSYADYKASILENQLSGLLLKINGNEVWVKLIGTFNAYNLLAIYGTAVELGLDSLEVLRLLSELESVSGRFQFIVSDDKITAIVDYAHTPDALENVLGTINDIRTKNEQLITVVGCGGNRDKTKRPIMANIASTLSNKVILTSDNPRDEDPTDILMDMEKGVEPQNHRKTLSILDRKQAIKVACQLAKPNDIILIAGKGHETYQEVKGVRHHFDDMETVKELLEERNQ, encoded by the coding sequence GTGATAACGCTAAAAGACATATTATATAAAGTAAGCATTGAAGCTGTAAAAGGTTCAACCGATGCCACCATCAATAAAATTGAATTTGATTCCAGAAAAGTGGAATTGAATGATGTTTTTGTGGCCATTCGCGGAACTGTTTCAAACGGACACGATTTTATCGAAAAAGCTCTTAATCAAGGTGCAGCCGTTATTGTTTGCGATACTTTCCCAGAAATAATTGTCAATGGAGTAACTTATATTCAAGTGAAGGATACCAATTTAGCATTAGCTTTCTTGGCATCAAATTATTATGAAAATCCATCCCAAAACTTAAAATTAGTTGGAATTACAGGAACAAATGGCAAAACCACCATTGCTTCTTTGTTGTATCAATTGTTTAAAAAAGCTGGTTATAAAGTAGGATTGCTTTCTACAGTAAAAATTTTGGTTGATGAAGAAGAATTTCCAGCCACACATACTACTCCGGATTCACTAACGATAAATTATTATTTGTCAGAAATGAATAAAGCCGGTGTTGAATTCTGTTTTATGGAAGTCAGCTCACACGGAATTCATCAAAAAAGAACAGAAGGTTTGCTATTTTCCGGCGGAATTTTCACAAACCTTTCCCACGACCATTTAGATTATCACAGCTCATTTGCCGAATATAGAGACGTAAAAAAATCATTTTTTGATTATTTGCCAAAAACAGCTTTTGTGTTAACGAATGTAGATGATAAAAACGGCAATTTGATGTTGCAAAACACGAAAGCTAAGAAATTAACTTATGCTCTAAAATCGTATGCCGATTACAAAGCTTCCATTTTAGAAAATCAGTTGAGCGGATTATTATTGAAGATAAACGGAAACGAAGTTTGGGTAAAATTAATCGGAACGTTTAATGCCTATAATTTACTCGCAATTTATGGAACTGCTGTCGAATTAGGGTTGGATAGTTTAGAAGTTTTACGATTATTATCCGAATTAGAAAGTGTTTCAGGACGTTTTCAATTCATCGTTTCAGATGATAAAATCACCGCCATTGTTGATTATGCTCACACACCCGATGCGTTGGAAAATGTGTTAGGAACAATCAATGACATTCGAACCAAAAACGAACAATTAATCACAGTTGTGGGTTGCGGAGGAAACAGAGATAAAACGAAACGTCCGATAATGGCCAATATTGCATCGACGTTAAGCAATAAAGTCATTTTAACGTCAGACAACCCAAGAGACGAAGACCCAACCGACATTTTAATGGATATGGAAAAAGGTGTTGAACCACAAAATCATCGCAAAACACTATCCATTTTAGATAGAAAACAAGCCATCAAAGTAGCGTGCCAATTGGCAAAACCAAACGATATTATTCTGATTGCCGGAAAAGGTCATGAAACCTATCAGGAAGTCAAAGGAGTTCGTCATCATTTTGACGACATGGAAACCGTAAAAGAACTATTAGAAGAACGAAACCAATAG
- a CDS encoding penicillin-binding protein, which yields MEVTDKHISYRIYLVAVVVFLMAIGVAVKLTNIQWVEGDYYRKLAKERSVKNFVIPANKGNIYSSDGSLLATSIPNYKVRFDAVAPKKEDFDKNLQPLCDSLSKLLGKSSQFYKTEFLRARSTKNRYYLVARNLSYTEYMKIKSFPLFNKGAYRGGIITEQKTVREHPIGLVAERTIGYERIRPNGTPDGKGIEWAFRDYLNGKDGKRLMQKMAKGQWKPIRDENEVEPQDGYDIISTIDVYIQDIAHHALLKQLEYYEAEHGCVVVMETKTGEVKAISNLGRDKNGQYSETVNYAVAESHEPGSTFKLIDLIALFEDKVADTSDIYDTKGGEISYYNRKVRDSKKGGYGKISLGRGFELSSNTVLVQAVYNNYKSNPQKFVDHIKRMKLHEPLGLQIKGEGKPIVPQPGEKNWYGTTLPWMAYGYNVSMTPLQTLTLYNAVANDGEMVKPLFVKEIKEWNKTIKKFDKEVINPKIASQETIDKIKAVLENVVKKGTGSKLYSKDFSMAGKTGTAQMGYSDKANLYYASSFVGYFPADQPKYSCIVVVHKPSKSKGYYGADVSGPVFKRIAQKVFTDVPSTNEVKSLEKNIPIQDKNYDTYYANSSKELNTIPNVKGMSGMDAIALLENLKIKVKIIGIGKVKKQSIQPGEPLLKNSTIILELS from the coding sequence ATGGAAGTAACAGATAAACATATCTCTTACCGAATTTATTTGGTTGCCGTAGTCGTCTTTTTGATGGCTATTGGTGTTGCTGTTAAGTTAACCAATATTCAATGGGTTGAAGGCGATTATTATCGAAAATTAGCCAAAGAACGAAGTGTAAAAAACTTCGTAATACCTGCAAATAAAGGGAATATTTATTCTTCTGACGGAAGTTTATTAGCCACTTCTATTCCAAATTATAAAGTTCGTTTTGATGCGGTGGCTCCCAAAAAAGAAGATTTTGATAAAAACCTTCAACCGCTTTGCGATTCATTGTCAAAACTGTTAGGAAAATCATCACAGTTTTATAAAACGGAATTTTTACGAGCGAGATCAACAAAAAACAGATACTATTTGGTAGCTAGAAATTTGAGCTATACCGAATACATGAAAATCAAAAGTTTTCCGCTGTTTAACAAAGGAGCTTATCGTGGCGGAATCATAACCGAGCAAAAAACAGTTCGTGAACATCCAATTGGTTTGGTAGCCGAGAGAACTATAGGTTATGAGCGAATCAGACCAAACGGAACTCCGGACGGAAAAGGAATCGAATGGGCGTTTAGAGATTATCTAAATGGTAAAGATGGAAAACGACTCATGCAAAAAATGGCAAAAGGTCAATGGAAACCTATTCGCGACGAAAATGAAGTAGAACCACAAGATGGTTATGATATTATTTCTACTATCGATGTATATATTCAAGACATCGCTCATCATGCTTTGTTAAAGCAGTTAGAATACTACGAAGCAGAACATGGATGTGTGGTTGTGATGGAAACAAAAACAGGAGAAGTAAAAGCAATTTCAAATTTAGGAAGAGATAAAAATGGCCAGTACAGTGAAACTGTAAATTATGCGGTTGCCGAATCACATGAGCCGGGTTCTACCTTTAAATTAATTGATTTAATCGCTCTTTTTGAAGATAAGGTAGCAGACACAAGTGATATTTATGATACTAAGGGTGGCGAAATATCCTATTACAACAGAAAAGTGCGTGATTCTAAAAAAGGCGGTTACGGTAAAATTTCCTTGGGAAGAGGTTTTGAATTGTCATCCAATACGGTATTAGTTCAAGCTGTTTATAATAATTACAAAAGTAATCCGCAGAAGTTTGTTGACCATATCAAACGCATGAAACTGCACGAGCCACTTGGTTTACAAATAAAAGGAGAAGGAAAACCAATTGTTCCTCAGCCAGGAGAAAAAAATTGGTATGGCACCACTTTACCTTGGATGGCTTATGGTTATAATGTTTCAATGACACCACTTCAAACCTTAACATTATATAATGCTGTGGCAAACGATGGTGAAATGGTCAAACCATTATTCGTAAAGGAAATTAAAGAATGGAACAAAACCATTAAAAAGTTTGATAAAGAAGTGATTAATCCAAAAATTGCCTCACAAGAAACAATCGACAAAATAAAAGCCGTTTTAGAAAATGTAGTCAAAAAAGGAACGGGTTCTAAATTATATTCCAAAGATTTTTCGATGGCAGGAAAAACAGGAACAGCCCAAATGGGTTATTCAGACAAGGCTAATTTGTATTATGCTTCATCATTTGTGGGTTATTTTCCGGCAGATCAACCAAAATATTCGTGCATTGTTGTCGTGCACAAACCAAGTAAGTCAAAAGGATATTACGGAGCAGATGTTTCCGGACCGGTTTTTAAACGAATTGCACAAAAAGTGTTTACCGATGTTCCTTCTACCAACGAAGTGAAAAGTTTGGAGAAAAACATTCCGATACAGGATAAAAATTATGATACATATTATGCTAATTCATCCAAAGAACTAAACACCATTCCAAATGTAAAAGGAATGTCTGGTATGGATGCAATTGCCTTGTTAGAAAATTTGAAAATAAAAGTGAAAATTATAGGAATAGGAAAAGTAAAAAAACAATCTATTCAACCCGGAGAACCATTACTAAAAAACAGCACAATTATATTAGAATTATCGTGA
- a CDS encoding FtsL-like putative cell division protein: MKAGIYDILKARFLVNQDAVKNWRFIVFLIALAMVMIANIHHYEKKIFRIVELNKEVKELRSEFVDRRSELMKLKMESTISKKMEEKGIFPSTVPPTKIKVVKPKEKTLTEKIWK, from the coding sequence ATGAAAGCCGGAATATACGACATATTAAAAGCAAGATTTCTGGTTAACCAAGATGCGGTTAAAAACTGGCGATTCATCGTTTTTTTAATTGCATTGGCAATGGTAATGATTGCAAATATTCATCATTACGAAAAAAAAATATTCAGAATTGTTGAATTAAATAAAGAAGTAAAAGAATTGCGATCAGAATTTGTAGATCGTCGTTCGGAATTAATGAAATTAAAAATGGAAAGCACTATTTCAAAAAAAATGGAAGAAAAAGGAATATTTCCTTCTACAGTGCCTCCAACAAAAATAAAAGTGGTTAAACCTAAAGAAAAAACATTAACAGAAAAAATATGGAAGTAA